The DNA window GCGTCCGGTTCGAGCGAGCAGCGGTTTCCAAAGGTCGCCCACCTTCTTCAGCCGGTCGGCCATGTTGTCGATCCGGAAGTCTTCGATGCGTACGCCTCGCTCGAGCTCTCGCCAAGTGACCGGGGCAGAGACGGTGGGCCGTTTGCTCGGGCGGACGGAATAGACCGATGCGAGCGTGCGCGCCCACGCGTTTTGATTGTAGTCGATCAGTACGTGGCCTTTCGGCCGTTTGCTTTTCGCGTAGACCGCGGTGATGATCTTCGGATGCATCTCAGCCACGTGCATCGCAAACGCTTTTGAATAGCGCCACACGTCTTCCTGAAGCGGGCCTCGCTTGATGGGCACGTATACGTGAATCCCGCGCGATCCGGTGGTCTTCGCAAAGCTCGGCATTCCTTGCGCCTTCAGCGCGTCGCGGAGCAACAAGGCGCTCTCGCAAACCCGAGGAAAACTCGCGCCGGTCACGGGATCGAGATCGAAGTGCAGGTAGTCGGGCTTGTGCACGTCGTCGCAGCGGGCATACCACTGGTTCAAGTCGATGCAGCCGAGATTGACCGTCCAGAGCAGCGATGCGAGATCGTCGACCACCGGAAACTTCACGACGTTGCCTTGCGAGTGTTTGATGGGGCACACGGTGAGCCATGGAGGGTGCGGCTCCGGAACGTTCTTCATGAAAAAGAATTCGCCGCTCGCGCCGTTGGGGTAACGCTTCATCACCATCGCTCGATCGCGGAGATGGGGCAAGAGCCAGCGGCTTATCGACGCATAATAGCGGATGAGATCGCCTTTGGTGACCTTCGGCCGGCTCCAGAAAGCTTTCTGAAGATTCGTGAGGTGCACGGTGTGCCGGCCGGCACGGATATCGGCGGTATTGATGTCCGGCGGAATGAGTTTTTCCGCCGGCGTCACGACCGCGCTTTGGTGCGCCGAGCGGACGGCTTCCGCTTTACGGCAGCGCCGCTTCTCTTGCCACGCGTGGCCAAACTGCGCTGCAATGCTGAGACGATGTCGTCGAGGCCCTTATCTTTGACTCTACTTGCCTTCGGCGCCACAGTGATCTTCTTACCCTTTGCTTTGTTTCGAATGGTCTTGAGCATGACCGCGCGATAGTTGTCTTTGAAGCGCTTTGGCTCGAAGCTGCCTTCCATCGCACTGACGAGCGTCATGGCCGCCTTCATCTCGCCGGCCGAGATCTTATCACGTTTAGCGGGCACGTCGACGTCCTCAGGGGGGACCAGTTCATTTTCGAAGTGCATGAGTTCCAGCGTCAGCGCATTTCCAACAGGTTTAAGTGCGGCAAGGTGCTCGCGCGTGCGCAGAACGACGCGCGCGATTCCCGCCTTCTTGGATTTGAGGAGCGCCTCACGCAGAACGGTGTAGGCGTGCCTACCCTTTTTCTCCGGCTCGAGGTAGTAAGGCGTGTCGAAAAATCTGGGGTCTATCTCGTCGAGGTCCACGAACTGTTCGATGTCGATGGACTTGGTCAGTTCGGGCGCCGCCGCCTCGAAGTCTTTGTCGTCCAAAACGACGTAGCGTCCGTCGTCGTATTCGTAGCCCTTCACGAGATCTTCCCATTCCACTCGCTTGTGGCAGACCTCGCAGACGCGCTCGTTGTGGATGCGTCCTTTGTCCTTTGCGTGGAGCATGTGAAAGGCGAGGTCGTTGGCGCGGACGGCGCTCACCAACCGGACCGGGATCGACACCAGTCCGAAATTGACGGCGCCGCTCCAAATCGCGTGTGCTATGACGGTCTCCTTTGTCTCGATGGACTTAGCGTACGATCGTCGTGGAATCGCTGCGGCGAGACGCGGCCATGGCGATGAGCACGATGATCGCGACCGCAACGATGGCGATGATGGTCCAGGCGGTGGGCGATAAACCGGATGAGGAGGTATTCGTGGTCGTCGTGGTCGTTGACGAGCTCGTCGTAGCGCTTGTGTCCGGAGCCTGTTGGGTTTGCGTGGTGGTAGAATTTGATGAGCCGGTAGTGGCCGAAACGGCCGGATCGGCGAGGGCGACAATAAACGCAGACATGGTGATCTCCCTTTCGGAATGCGGTGTGGCCCGAGTTCTAGAGAGATTGTTACCGGACGGTCGGGTTTATAAACATTGTATGAACAGCTAGTTCCGACGAAGCGGCGGCCGTACGCAATCTTTGGGTCGTTTGTCCACTCTTAACCCAAGATAGACCGGTTGACGCAGGACGCCTTCACGCGTCCACTCGCCGAACTTTATTTCCGCTACCAGCTTGGGCTTCGCCCAGTGCACGGGCGAATTGACCTTTGGAACGGCGCTGAACGGGGAGCGTTTCGTCTCCAGCCGTTCGAGCTTTTGGTGGAGAGCGGCGAGCGTGCGTTCGTCGAATCCGGTGCCGACGTGGCCCGCATAGGTCAGCTTGCCGCGGTGGAAGATTCCGAGCAAGAGAGCGCCGAAATGCTTTCGGCTTCGCCGCGGCTCCGTCCAACCGCAGATGACGAATTCCAAGCTTGCGACCACTTTGATCTTGAGCCAGTTGCGCGATCTGCCCGACCGGTAGGAAGAGTCGAGCCGTTTTGCGACAATGCCTTCGAGCCCCTGACGCCGCGCTTTGCTAAACGCCTTTATGCCGTCGCGCGTGATGTGCCGCGAGACGAAGACGTCCTTCCGGCCGGCGCGCATGCATTTCTTCAAAAGCGCTTTGCGGCGCTCGAGCGGCTCTTGGCGAACGTCGTCGGCACCGATCATCAGGATGTCGAACACCGCAAAGGAAACGGCGATGCGAACGTCCGTCGCGCCTCGAAGACGGTTGATGCGCGGCTGCAGCCGCTGAAACGATGAGTGGCCCTTTGCGTCGAGACTCACGATCTCGCCGTCGATGATCAACGGCAGATTCTTGAACGCGCCGCGCAGATTCGCAAGCTCGGGGAACTGCGACGCTAGATCGCGTCCAGTCCTGGAAACCGCGTAGACGTCCTTGCGCGTGATCGCGCAGATCGCGCGCACGCCATCCCACTTGGTCTCGAATAACCATTCGGGCGAGCTGAACGGCCGATCCACGAGCGTAGGCAACATCGGCGCAGGCAGATGTTGGGCAAGCTGCAAGCGCTTCATCCGTTTGCGACGCTAGACCAGCGTCTCGGGTCCTTCGACGCCGGAGATCTCACTGATGCCTCCGCACGCCTCGTGGCCGCAGGTGCAGTGGCCGGCTGCACCTGCTTCCCGCTCGCACGCTTCGCAGCAGAACGAGCTCGGCGATGTGTGTGCGATGACGCACCTGCAGCGTTCTCGCGCGCACGATTTCTCCACTAAGGAATGTCACCGCAAGAAACGTAGCGGCCGATATTCTTCGCCGATTCGTGAACGTTGACGGCCATGTGACTGCCGAGCAACTTCGCCATGGGCACATCGACGATTGTGTTCGAGTGACCTAAGACGACATTCTTGAGCGGATACTTCGGCGCCGGCGTCAGGTGCGAGCACGGCCCCATGTGGATGTGGGCGGGTTGACTGCCGGTGGTGTTCTCGTGCAGCAGCGCGATGACGACGCGCGTGCGGCCGCCCAGATCTGTGAGCGTGGCCGTGCCGTTCTCGCCGGAGCCGTTTTGGGCGTGCATCTTGATGGTGACGTCGGGATGCGCTGCGGATGCGGGTAAAACGGCCGCGCACAGCAAGCCAGACGCGATTAAAAGACTAGCAAATCTACGCATGATTCCGTCTCCTCTTGTTGAGCATAGTGCGTTGAGAGTCATGTGTCCAGGAGCTTCCCCGACGAAACCTTTGTCCTCGGCTTTTTCAACGCGCGGATCGTGGCGGTCTCGAGTGCGCTCAATCCGCGGCGTCGGGTCTTCGTGAATTTAGCGCCATTCTTAAGGGTCCCCTCCTCATACATGGCGATGACGTCCGGGTGGATATAGCACTTCCTGCAAACGGACACCGTGTTGCCGAGCCGTTCCGCGACTTGTTTGACGGCGTCGGCCACAGCGCGACGCGCGTCGGCCTGCGTGGCCGGCGGTTCTTGCGCGAGAAGCAGCTCCAGGCAGTACGTGGTCGCAAACCACGTTCGGATGTCTTTTGCGGAAAACTCGTCGCTTGTGGCTTCGCGGATGTAGTCATTGACGTCGTCCGAACCAATCGCGATCGGGGTGCCGTCGTCCGCCTCGTATTGGAACAAATACTGTCCGGGTAGATCGCCGCAGCGCCGGACGAGCCGTGCCAGACGCTTGTCCGTGACTGAAATCTCGTGAAAGCGGCCCGATTTGCCTCGGAATTTGAAATGAAGGCCGTTGCGAGTCTGGTCGACGTGCTTCATCCGAAGCGTCGTCAACCCGAACGATTTGTTATCTCGGGCATATTCTTCGTTGCCGATGCGGATGAGGGTCGATTCCAACAGCCGCACGAGCCCTGCGAGGACGCGTTCCTTCGGCAGGCCGTCGCGTTTCAAATCCGCGGCGACGCGCTTCCGCAGCGCCGGCAATGCGGCGGCGAATCCGAGCATGCGGTCGAATTTGGCGGCATCGCGGACTTTGCGCCATTCGTCATGATAACGGTACTGCTTGCGGCCGCGCGCGTCGCGCCCCGTCGCTTGGATATGTCCGCGGGGAGACGGACATATCCAGATGTCGCGATACGCGGGCGGTATCGCCAGTGCGCGAATGCGGGCGATCTCCGCGCGGTCGCGCACAGTCGAGCCGTCAAGCGCCACATACGTGAAGCCGCGACCTGAAGCGCGGCGGCGGATACCCGCCGAAGTGTCGCTCACGTAACGTAGACCCGCATTCCGGGTAGCATCGCGCGAGACGTCGATCGTCAACATATTGCCTTTGTCATCGTTCCCGGCCCGCGGCCCGGGTCAAACCTCTTTGTGAAGCGAACCGACGGCGGGTGGCGCAGCACGAGAAAGACTTGAAGATTCTGAGCTCGGTGGCCGAAGCGCTCAACAGCGTCGCCGATGTCGGGAAGGCGCTCGAACAGACTCTGCAGTTGGTCGCGGACCACCTGAGCCTGCGGACCGGATGGGTTTGGCTGCTCGACGCGGACACCGGCCAATTCTACAACGCCGCGTCGTACAATCTGCCACCGTACCTTCAAGAGCCCGTCCGGATGGCCGGCACGTGGTGCCAGTGCACCGAGGATTTTCAATTCGGGCGGCTCATGCCGCACAATGTCGACGTCATCGAGTGCAGCCGTCTGAAGGCCGCCGTCAAGCGCGAGATAAAGCCGCTCACCGAGGGTCTGCGTTTCCACGCGAGCATCCCGTTGTATTTTCAAAAGAAACCGCTCGGCATCATGAACGTCACCGGCCCGGCGTGGCGCAAGTTGACCAAGAGAGAGCTCTTGCTGCTCTCGACCATCGGAGATCAAGTGGGAGTCACGGTCGAGCGCGCCCGGTTGACCGAAGAGAGCGCGCAGCTCGCTCGTGCGCAAGAGCGCGCCCGGATAGCCCGGGAGATCCACGATACTCTGGCGCAAAGCCTCACGGCGATAGCGTTGCAGCTCGAAGGAGCGCTTGAAAGCACCGCGATGACCGCACCAAGGGCGCGCAAACATATCCGCGCAGCGCTCGACGTCGCTCGCGATGGCATCGGCGAAGTCCGGCAATCGTTATTCGACCTTCGGTCGAGCGCGCTGGATGGCAAACCATTGCGCGAAGCGCTCCTCGCCCTCGCACGCCGGACGACGTCGGACACCGGCATCCGCGTCAACGTGACGGCCTCGAAAATCCCGCCCCTGACGCCGCGGCTTGAATTTGAGCTTTTTCGCATCGTCCAAGAGGCGCTCACGAATGTGAGAAAACATGCGCACGCCAAGACGATCGCGCTTGCCCTTCGTGCGGCCGGCAGCGATCTGACTTTGGAAATCAAAGACGACGGCCGCGGCTTCGATGTCGCGGCAAGCGCAACGGGTCACGGAATCGCGGGCATGCGCGAACGCGCGCAACTCATCGGCGGGCAACTCACCGTGTCGAGCCGCGCGAATCGCGGCACGACCGTTCGCGTCGCCGTCCCCTTCGCGGCGGCGTGATGATCCGGATCGTGATCTGCGACGACCACCCGGTCGTTCGCGAAGGCTTGGCGTCGGTGCTAGGGCGCCGCCCCGATTTGAAGATCGTGGCGGCCGTGGGTTCGGTCGGCGAGCTGGTGACGGCTGCGGAAAAACTGAAGCCCGACGTCGTCCTTCTCGATCTTGAGCTTCCCGATAGCAGCGGTGTCAACGCGATCGAGCGACTAGGCCGGGCCGCTCCGGCGGCAAAGGTCGTGATGTTCACCGTGCACGATGCTGAGGATACGGTCAGGGCGGCGCTCAAAGCGGGCGCCATGGGCTATGTGCAAAAAGGCGCGCGGGCCGATGAGATCGCCGCTGCGATTCGGGAGGTCCATGCCGGGCGCTCGTACATCCAGGGGCACGTCGCGGCAACTGTCTTCGCAGGACTACAAAGACGGCCGGCGGCTAGCGGCTTGAGCGCCAGGCAGCTTGAAGTGCTGCGGCTCATCGCCGGCGGCCGTTCGAACAAACAGATCGCGACATCGCTCGACATCACCGAGCGAACGGTGAAATTCCATGTGGCTGCGATCATGGACAAACTGGACGTCGACAATCGTGCTCAGGCGGCCGCCGCGGCGACAAGAAGACGGCTTCTATAGCCGCACCCTGTTCGAATGGACAGGTGCGATGCTGTACTTCCGGCCGGGCCGGGCCGGCATCGGCTATGACATACTATAGCCATGGACTTCAAAGGAAAAACCGCTCTCGTGACCGGTGCGTCGCGCGGGCTCGGCTACGAACTTTCGGCATTGCTCGCCAAGCGCGGCGCCAATCTCGTGATCGCGGCGCGCGACGAGACGTCATTGAAGGCGGCGGCGGCTGAATTCTCGCGCGACGCCGAGGTCCTTGCCATCGCCGCGGATGTTTCCGAAGATGCCGAGGGCATCGTGCGCGCGGGCTTGGACCGGTTCGGTGCGATCGATATTCTGGTCAACAATGCATCGGAACTCGGTCCGAGCCCGATGCCGCCGCTCGCGTCGCTGCCCTGGCATGCGCTTGACCGAATACTCAAGGT is part of the Candidatus Eremiobacteraceae bacterium genome and encodes:
- the ligD gene encoding non-homologous end-joining DNA ligase, whose product is MTPAEKLIPPDINTADIRAGRHTVHLTNLQKAFWSRPKVTKGDLIRYYASISRWLLPHLRDRAMVMKRYPNGASGEFFFMKNVPEPHPPWLTVCPIKHSQGNVVKFPVVDDLASLLWTVNLGCIDLNQWYARCDDVHKPDYLHFDLDPVTGASFPRVCESALLLRDALKAQGMPSFAKTTGSRGIHVYVPIKRGPLQEDVWRYSKAFAMHVAEMHPKIITAVYAKSKRPKGHVLIDYNQNAWARTLASVYSVRPSKRPTVSAPVTWRELERGVRIEDFRIDNMADRLKKVGDLWKPLLARTGRVDLEKHISSQSG
- a CDS encoding Ku protein, producing the protein MRSRSSCSSPWPRLAAAIPRRSYAKSIETKETVIAHAIWSGAVNFGLVSIPVRLVSAVRANDLAFHMLHAKDKGRIHNERVCEVCHKRVEWEDLVKGYEYDDGRYVVLDDKDFEAAAPELTKSIDIEQFVDLDEIDPRFFDTPYYLEPEKKGRHAYTVLREALLKSKKAGIARVVLRTREHLAALKPVGNALTLELMHFENELVPPEDVDVPAKRDKISAGEMKAAMTLVSAMEGSFEPKRFKDNYRAVMLKTIRNKAKGKKITVAPKASRVKDKGLDDIVSALQRSLATRGKRSGAAVKRKPSARRTKARS
- the ligD gene encoding non-homologous end-joining DNA ligase yields the protein MKRLQLAQHLPAPMLPTLVDRPFSSPEWLFETKWDGVRAICAITRKDVYAVSRTGRDLASQFPELANLRGAFKNLPLIIDGEIVSLDAKGHSSFQRLQPRINRLRGATDVRIAVSFAVFDILMIGADDVRQEPLERRKALLKKCMRAGRKDVFVSRHITRDGIKAFSKARRQGLEGIVAKRLDSSYRSGRSRNWLKIKVVASLEFVICGWTEPRRSRKHFGALLLGIFHRGKLTYAGHVGTGFDERTLAALHQKLERLETKRSPFSAVPKVNSPVHWAKPKLVAEIKFGEWTREGVLRQPVYLGLRVDKRPKDCVRPPLRRN
- a CDS encoding GAF domain-containing sensor histidine kinase, yielding MKILSSVAEALNSVADVGKALEQTLQLVADHLSLRTGWVWLLDADTGQFYNAASYNLPPYLQEPVRMAGTWCQCTEDFQFGRLMPHNVDVIECSRLKAAVKREIKPLTEGLRFHASIPLYFQKKPLGIMNVTGPAWRKLTKRELLLLSTIGDQVGVTVERARLTEESAQLARAQERARIAREIHDTLAQSLTAIALQLEGALESTAMTAPRARKHIRAALDVARDGIGEVRQSLFDLRSSALDGKPLREALLALARRTTSDTGIRVNVTASKIPPLTPRLEFELFRIVQEALTNVRKHAHAKTIALALRAAGSDLTLEIKDDGRGFDVAASATGHGIAGMRERAQLIGGQLTVSSRANRGTTVRVAVPFAAA
- a CDS encoding response regulator transcription factor — encoded protein: MIRIVICDDHPVVREGLASVLGRRPDLKIVAAVGSVGELVTAAEKLKPDVVLLDLELPDSSGVNAIERLGRAAPAAKVVMFTVHDAEDTVRAALKAGAMGYVQKGARADEIAAAIREVHAGRSYIQGHVAATVFAGLQRRPAASGLSARQLEVLRLIAGGRSNKQIATSLDITERTVKFHVAAIMDKLDVDNRAQAAAAATRRRLL